In one Dermacentor albipictus isolate Rhodes 1998 colony chromosome 4, USDA_Dalb.pri_finalv2, whole genome shotgun sequence genomic region, the following are encoded:
- the drpr gene encoding protein draper isoform X1 — MMAIYASTLRHILWASVALIVVFPTSFTLENGPNVCTKQETYLTTVRVSYNKPYQIRTYTWCLAFPPRCSKYRIAHTVAYKTEVKESTRTVKVCCKGFVETADGSRCLPLCNNPCIHGTCSSPETCECQPGWGGPTCNFSCPDGKWGKACHRDCPCKNGARCDPVSGACSCKPGWQGIDCNEPCDSGKYGYECGQLCRCENGALCDHISGACTCAPGYTGPLCHELCPAGTHGDQCSNKCNCQNGGTCDPVTGRCFCPEGWTGAVCANPCPAGFYGTNCSQRCHCYNGALCEHLTGKCICGPGYGGERCQDECPVGAYGLNCSKKCDCDNGASCNVTNGHCICLPGFTGPRCESRACTDELYGPKCEHVCQCDKENSIMCHPWTGHCRCKPGWNGETCSRPCMPLFYGPECSLTCSCENDGTCDPVDGTCVCEPGFIGPNCSERCPPGKFGTNCSQNCSCENNGICSHVNGLCQCPPGYAKSRCNELCSVGTYGLNCQSKCKCKNGAACNPVTGECTCSPGYLGEFCESKCDHGKYGLNCENKCKCNWEHSLGCDYITGKCICAPGIRGVSCESQCPRGQWGASCENTCDCKNNSSCNPETGVCVCERGWMGKDCSEPCPAGYFGQNCSEVCAACMHSNGRPCNHITGQCQCSAGYMGLQCSESCPVDKWGDNCSQKCKCQNGGECNSVTGACLCMPGWQGENCTIPCTNGTYGFNCTQKCTCQNGGLCRASDGKCRCKPGWMGSRCTEICAEGFYGDHCMSSCDCKENFVCSPISGCVCRYGFTGEYCNIRLVDRSVMYFEEEPKSNSGIVVGTCVAVLLVIVIVICIVFYYKRRVSHLKNELAYVTYTADPRPLPDRRHFDNPVYAFQAVHLDGALNNASGASNIKQIHNDLNCTKSNIEKAKLGFCDDDDQDSQSLKGACGGNDYESNCKDFDFKPNIYQSIEDLKSYVDKKEPFYDEVKDKGDISNVTVPICTDTRQLAGRSSSDADGYDHLEYNRPKTETKPNYFRLDSTLPKKKP; from the exons ATGGGCATCTGTTGCACTCATTGTTGTGTTCCCAACTTCTTTTACACTGGAGAATGGACCGAATGTTTGTACAAAGCAAGAAAC GTACCTTACCACCGTTCGGGTTTCATACAACAAACCTTACCAAATTCGTACCTATACGTGGTGTTTAGCATTCCCACCACGATGCTCCAAGTACAG GATTGCTCATACGGTCGCCTACAAGACAGAAGTTAAAGAAAGCACTCGTACTGTCAAGGTCTGCTGCAAAGGTTTTGTGGAGACTGCTGATGGCTCCCGATGTTTGC CACTTTGCAACAACCCATGCATTCATGGAACCTGCTCCAGTCCTGAAACCTGTGAGTGTCAGCCCGGCTGGGGCGGCCCTACCTGCAACTTCT CCTGTCCAGATGGAAAGTGGGGTAAAGCTTGCCATAGGGACTGCCCATGCAAAAATGGCGCCAGGTGTGACCCAGTGAGTGGAGCCTGCTCTTGCAAGCCAG GATGGCAAGGTATCGATTGCAACGAGCCGTGCGACAGCGGAAAGTACGGCTACGAGTGTGGACAGTTGTGCCGCTGCGAGAACGGTGCCCTTTGTGACCACATATCAGGGGCCTGTACCTGTGCTCCTGGGTACACAGGACCTTT GTGCCATGAGCTGTGTCCAGCTGGTACTCATGGAGACCAGTGTTCCAACAAGTGCAACTGCCAGAATGGAGGCACTTGTGACCCTGTCACTGGACGCTGCTTCTGTCCTGAGGGATGGACG ggtgctgtgtgtgcaaaTCCGTGTCCCGCTGGCTTCTACGGCACCAACTGCAGCCAACGCTGCCACTGCTACAACGGTGCCCTGTGTGAGCACCTGACGGGCAAATGCATCTGTGGCCCTGGATACGGGGGCGAGCGATGCCAGGATGAATGCCCCGTCGGAGCATACGGTCTCAACTGCAGCAAG AAATGCGACTGTGATAATGGTGCCAGCTGCAATGTTACCAATGGCCACTGCATCTGTCTTCCTGGTTTCACAGGACCACGATGCGAAAGTCGAG ctTGCACGGATGAATTATATGGACCAAAATGTGAACATGTCTGCCAGTGTGACAAGGAGAATTCAATCAT GTGCCACCCGTGGACTGGtcactgcaggtgcaagccaggCTGGAATGGCGAAACCTGCTCCCGGCCATGCATGCCGCTCTTCTATGGGCCAGAGTGCTCCCTCACATGCAGCTGCGAAAATGATGGCACCTGCGACCCTGTCGATGGCACATGCGTCTGTGAACCAGGCTTCATTGGCCCCAA CTGTAGTGAGCGTTGTCCTCCAGGCAAGTTTGGAACCAACTGCTCCCAGAACTGCAGCTGTGAGAACAATGGAATCTGTTCACATGTCAACGGCCTTTGTCAGTGTCCACCAG GCTATGCCAAGTCGAGGTGCAATGAACTGTGTTCTGTGGGCACATATGGCCTCAACTGCCAGagcaaatgcaaatgcaaaaacggggcagcctgcaaTCCAGTCACCGGAGAGTGCACATGCTCACCAGGATACCTTGGGGAGTTCTGCGAGTCCAAATGCGAT CATGGGAAGTATGGATTGAATTGCGAAAATAAATGCAAGTGCAACTGGGAGCATTCCTTGGGATGCGATTACATCACCGGCAAGTGCATCTGTGCACCTGGCATCAGAG GAGTGTCCTGTGAAAGTCAGTGTCCCCGTGGCCAATGGGGTGCCTCGTGCGAGAACACCTGTGACTGCAAGAACAACTCCTCGTGCAATCCAGAGACTGGTGTTTGTGTCTGTGAACGGGGATGGATGGGCAAGGACTGCAGTGAAC CATGCCCAGCTGGCTACTTTGGCCAGAACTGCTCGGAGGTGTGTGCAGCGTGCATGCACAGCAATGGCCGTCCCTGCAACCACATCACCGGTCAATGTCAGTGCAGCGCCGGTTATATgggcttgcagtgcagtgagt CCTGCCCTGTGGACAAGTGGGGCGACAACTGTTCTCAGAAGTGCAAATGCCAGAATGGAGGCGAATGCAACTCTGTGACGGGTGCCTGCCTCTGCATGCCGGGCTGGCAAGGCGAGAACTGCACCATAC CCTGCACCAATGGAACCTATGGCTTCAACTGCACCCAGAAGTGCACCTGCCAAAATGGTGGCTTGTGCCGAGCCAGTGATGGCAAGTGCAGATGCAAGCCAGGCTGGATGGGCTCCCGTTGCACAGAGA TTTGTGCTGAAGGCTTTTACGGAGACCACTGCATGTCATCCTGCGACTGCAAAGAAAATTTTGTGTGCAGTCCCATATCTGGCTGCGTCTGCCGCTACGGCTTCACAGGGGAATACTGCAATATTC GTCTTGTGGACAGAAGCGTGATGTATTTTGAAGAGGAACCAAAGTCCAACTCGGGAATTGTCGTGGGAACCTGCGTGGCGGTTCTCCTTGTCATAGTCATTGTCATTTGCATTGTGTTCTACTACAAGAGGAGGGTTAGCCACCTCAAGAATGAACTGGCCTACGTAAC GTACACTGCAGACCCAAGACCACTGCCAG ATCGACGTCACTTTGACAATCCTGTCTATGCTTTCCAAGCTGTTCATTTGGATGGCGCACTCAACAATGCATCAGGAGCCTCCAATATCAAGCAGATTCACAATGACCTCAACTGCACCAAGAGTAACATAGAGAAAGCCAAGCTGGGCTTCTGTGATGATGACGACCAGGATTCGCAGAGCTTGAAAG GTGCCTGTGGAGGCAATGACTATGAAAGCAACTGCAAGGACTTCGACTTCAAGCCTAATATCTACCAGAGCATAGAGGACCTCAAATCATATGTGGACAAGAAGGAACCCTTCTATGATGAGGTCAAAGACAAGGGAGACATTAGTAATGTTACCGTTCCTATCTGCACCGACACTCGACAACTTGCAGGGCGGTCGAGTAGTG ATGCTGACGGTTACGACCACCTGGAATACAACAGACCAAAGACTGAAACAAAGCCAAACTACTTCCGGCTCGACAGCACGCTTCCCAAGAAGAAACCTTAA
- the drpr gene encoding protein draper isoform X2: MMAIYASTLRHILWASVALIVVFPTSFTLENGPNVCTKQETYLTTVRVSYNKPYQIRTYTWCLAFPPRCSKYRIAHTVAYKTEVKESTRTVKVCCKGFVETADGSRCLPLCNNPCIHGTCSSPETCECQPGWGGPTCNFSCPDGKWGKACHRDCPCKNGARCDPVSGACSCKPGWQGIDCNEPCDSGKYGYECGQLCRCENGALCDHISGACTCAPGYTGPLCHELCPAGTHGDQCSNKCNCQNGGTCDPVTGRCFCPEGWTGAVCANPCPAGFYGTNCSQRCHCYNGALCEHLTGKCICGPGYGGERCQDECPVGAYGLNCSKKCDCDNGASCNVTNGHCICLPGFTGPRCESRACTDELYGPKCEHVCQCDKENSIMCHPWTGHCRCKPGWNGETCSRPCMPLFYGPECSLTCSCENDGTCDPVDGTCVCEPGFIGPNCSERCPPGKFGTNCSQNCSCENNGICSHVNGLCQCPPGYAKSRCNELCSVGTYGLNCQSKCKCKNGAACNPVTGECTCSPGYLGEFCESKCDHGKYGLNCENKCKCNWEHSLGCDYITGKCICAPGIRGVSCESQCPRGQWGASCENTCDCKNNSSCNPETGVCVCERGWMGKDCSEPCPAGYFGQNCSEVCAACMHSNGRPCNHITGQCQCSAGYMGLQCTCPVDKWGDNCSQKCKCQNGGECNSVTGACLCMPGWQGENCTIPCTNGTYGFNCTQKCTCQNGGLCRASDGKCRCKPGWMGSRCTEICAEGFYGDHCMSSCDCKENFVCSPISGCVCRYGFTGEYCNIRLVDRSVMYFEEEPKSNSGIVVGTCVAVLLVIVIVICIVFYYKRRVSHLKNELAYVTYTADPRPLPDRRHFDNPVYAFQAVHLDGALNNASGASNIKQIHNDLNCTKSNIEKAKLGFCDDDDQDSQSLKGACGGNDYESNCKDFDFKPNIYQSIEDLKSYVDKKEPFYDEVKDKGDISNVTVPICTDTRQLAGRSSSDADGYDHLEYNRPKTETKPNYFRLDSTLPKKKP, from the exons ATGGGCATCTGTTGCACTCATTGTTGTGTTCCCAACTTCTTTTACACTGGAGAATGGACCGAATGTTTGTACAAAGCAAGAAAC GTACCTTACCACCGTTCGGGTTTCATACAACAAACCTTACCAAATTCGTACCTATACGTGGTGTTTAGCATTCCCACCACGATGCTCCAAGTACAG GATTGCTCATACGGTCGCCTACAAGACAGAAGTTAAAGAAAGCACTCGTACTGTCAAGGTCTGCTGCAAAGGTTTTGTGGAGACTGCTGATGGCTCCCGATGTTTGC CACTTTGCAACAACCCATGCATTCATGGAACCTGCTCCAGTCCTGAAACCTGTGAGTGTCAGCCCGGCTGGGGCGGCCCTACCTGCAACTTCT CCTGTCCAGATGGAAAGTGGGGTAAAGCTTGCCATAGGGACTGCCCATGCAAAAATGGCGCCAGGTGTGACCCAGTGAGTGGAGCCTGCTCTTGCAAGCCAG GATGGCAAGGTATCGATTGCAACGAGCCGTGCGACAGCGGAAAGTACGGCTACGAGTGTGGACAGTTGTGCCGCTGCGAGAACGGTGCCCTTTGTGACCACATATCAGGGGCCTGTACCTGTGCTCCTGGGTACACAGGACCTTT GTGCCATGAGCTGTGTCCAGCTGGTACTCATGGAGACCAGTGTTCCAACAAGTGCAACTGCCAGAATGGAGGCACTTGTGACCCTGTCACTGGACGCTGCTTCTGTCCTGAGGGATGGACG ggtgctgtgtgtgcaaaTCCGTGTCCCGCTGGCTTCTACGGCACCAACTGCAGCCAACGCTGCCACTGCTACAACGGTGCCCTGTGTGAGCACCTGACGGGCAAATGCATCTGTGGCCCTGGATACGGGGGCGAGCGATGCCAGGATGAATGCCCCGTCGGAGCATACGGTCTCAACTGCAGCAAG AAATGCGACTGTGATAATGGTGCCAGCTGCAATGTTACCAATGGCCACTGCATCTGTCTTCCTGGTTTCACAGGACCACGATGCGAAAGTCGAG ctTGCACGGATGAATTATATGGACCAAAATGTGAACATGTCTGCCAGTGTGACAAGGAGAATTCAATCAT GTGCCACCCGTGGACTGGtcactgcaggtgcaagccaggCTGGAATGGCGAAACCTGCTCCCGGCCATGCATGCCGCTCTTCTATGGGCCAGAGTGCTCCCTCACATGCAGCTGCGAAAATGATGGCACCTGCGACCCTGTCGATGGCACATGCGTCTGTGAACCAGGCTTCATTGGCCCCAA CTGTAGTGAGCGTTGTCCTCCAGGCAAGTTTGGAACCAACTGCTCCCAGAACTGCAGCTGTGAGAACAATGGAATCTGTTCACATGTCAACGGCCTTTGTCAGTGTCCACCAG GCTATGCCAAGTCGAGGTGCAATGAACTGTGTTCTGTGGGCACATATGGCCTCAACTGCCAGagcaaatgcaaatgcaaaaacggggcagcctgcaaTCCAGTCACCGGAGAGTGCACATGCTCACCAGGATACCTTGGGGAGTTCTGCGAGTCCAAATGCGAT CATGGGAAGTATGGATTGAATTGCGAAAATAAATGCAAGTGCAACTGGGAGCATTCCTTGGGATGCGATTACATCACCGGCAAGTGCATCTGTGCACCTGGCATCAGAG GAGTGTCCTGTGAAAGTCAGTGTCCCCGTGGCCAATGGGGTGCCTCGTGCGAGAACACCTGTGACTGCAAGAACAACTCCTCGTGCAATCCAGAGACTGGTGTTTGTGTCTGTGAACGGGGATGGATGGGCAAGGACTGCAGTGAAC CATGCCCAGCTGGCTACTTTGGCCAGAACTGCTCGGAGGTGTGTGCAGCGTGCATGCACAGCAATGGCCGTCCCTGCAACCACATCACCGGTCAATGTCAGTGCAGCGCCGGTTATATgggcttgcagtgca CCTGCCCTGTGGACAAGTGGGGCGACAACTGTTCTCAGAAGTGCAAATGCCAGAATGGAGGCGAATGCAACTCTGTGACGGGTGCCTGCCTCTGCATGCCGGGCTGGCAAGGCGAGAACTGCACCATAC CCTGCACCAATGGAACCTATGGCTTCAACTGCACCCAGAAGTGCACCTGCCAAAATGGTGGCTTGTGCCGAGCCAGTGATGGCAAGTGCAGATGCAAGCCAGGCTGGATGGGCTCCCGTTGCACAGAGA TTTGTGCTGAAGGCTTTTACGGAGACCACTGCATGTCATCCTGCGACTGCAAAGAAAATTTTGTGTGCAGTCCCATATCTGGCTGCGTCTGCCGCTACGGCTTCACAGGGGAATACTGCAATATTC GTCTTGTGGACAGAAGCGTGATGTATTTTGAAGAGGAACCAAAGTCCAACTCGGGAATTGTCGTGGGAACCTGCGTGGCGGTTCTCCTTGTCATAGTCATTGTCATTTGCATTGTGTTCTACTACAAGAGGAGGGTTAGCCACCTCAAGAATGAACTGGCCTACGTAAC GTACACTGCAGACCCAAGACCACTGCCAG ATCGACGTCACTTTGACAATCCTGTCTATGCTTTCCAAGCTGTTCATTTGGATGGCGCACTCAACAATGCATCAGGAGCCTCCAATATCAAGCAGATTCACAATGACCTCAACTGCACCAAGAGTAACATAGAGAAAGCCAAGCTGGGCTTCTGTGATGATGACGACCAGGATTCGCAGAGCTTGAAAG GTGCCTGTGGAGGCAATGACTATGAAAGCAACTGCAAGGACTTCGACTTCAAGCCTAATATCTACCAGAGCATAGAGGACCTCAAATCATATGTGGACAAGAAGGAACCCTTCTATGATGAGGTCAAAGACAAGGGAGACATTAGTAATGTTACCGTTCCTATCTGCACCGACACTCGACAACTTGCAGGGCGGTCGAGTAGTG ATGCTGACGGTTACGACCACCTGGAATACAACAGACCAAAGACTGAAACAAAGCCAAACTACTTCCGGCTCGACAGCACGCTTCCCAAGAAGAAACCTTAA
- the drpr gene encoding protein draper isoform X3 has translation MMAIYASTLRHILWASVALIVVFPTSFTLENGPNVCTKQETYLTTVRVSYNKPYQIRTYTWCLAFPPRCSKYRIAHTVAYKTEVKESTRTVKVCCKGFVETADGSRCLPLCNNPCIHGTCSSPETCECQPGWGGPTCNFSCPDGKWGKACHRDCPCKNGARCDPVSGACSCKPGWQGIDCNEPCDSGKYGYECGQLCRCENGALCDHISGACTCAPGYTGPLCHELCPAGTHGDQCSNKCNCQNGGTCDPVTGRCFCPEGWTGAVCANPCPAGFYGTNCSQRCHCYNGALCEHLTGKCICGPGYGGERCQDECPVGAYGLNCSKKCDCDNGASCNVTNGHCICLPGFTGPRCESRACTDELYGPKCEHVCQCDKENSIMCHPWTGHCRCKPGWNGETCSRPCMPLFYGPECSLTCSCENDGTCDPVDGTCVCEPGFIGPNCSERCPPGKFGTNCSQNCSCENNGICSHVNGLCQCPPGYAKSRCNELCSVGTYGLNCQSKCKCKNGAACNPVTGECTCSPGYLGEFCESKCDHGKYGLNCENKCKCNWEHSLGCDYITGKCICAPGIRGVSCESQCPRGQWGASCENTCDCKNNSSCNPETGVCVCERGWMGKDCSEPCPAGYFGQNCSEVCAACMHSNGRPCNHITGQCQCSAGYMGLQCSESCPVDKWGDNCSQKCKCQNGGECNSVTGACLCMPGWQGENCTIPCTNGTYGFNCTQKCTCQNGGLCRASDGKCRCKPGWMGSRCTEICAEGFYGDHCMSSCDCKENFVCSPISGCVCRYGFTGEYCNIRLVDRSVMYFEEEPKSNSGIVVGTCVAVLLVIVIVICIVFYYKRRVSHLKNELAYVTYTADPRPLPAVHLDGALNNASGASNIKQIHNDLNCTKSNIEKAKLGFCDDDDQDSQSLKGACGGNDYESNCKDFDFKPNIYQSIEDLKSYVDKKEPFYDEVKDKGDISNVTVPICTDTRQLAGRSSSDADGYDHLEYNRPKTETKPNYFRLDSTLPKKKP, from the exons ATGGGCATCTGTTGCACTCATTGTTGTGTTCCCAACTTCTTTTACACTGGAGAATGGACCGAATGTTTGTACAAAGCAAGAAAC GTACCTTACCACCGTTCGGGTTTCATACAACAAACCTTACCAAATTCGTACCTATACGTGGTGTTTAGCATTCCCACCACGATGCTCCAAGTACAG GATTGCTCATACGGTCGCCTACAAGACAGAAGTTAAAGAAAGCACTCGTACTGTCAAGGTCTGCTGCAAAGGTTTTGTGGAGACTGCTGATGGCTCCCGATGTTTGC CACTTTGCAACAACCCATGCATTCATGGAACCTGCTCCAGTCCTGAAACCTGTGAGTGTCAGCCCGGCTGGGGCGGCCCTACCTGCAACTTCT CCTGTCCAGATGGAAAGTGGGGTAAAGCTTGCCATAGGGACTGCCCATGCAAAAATGGCGCCAGGTGTGACCCAGTGAGTGGAGCCTGCTCTTGCAAGCCAG GATGGCAAGGTATCGATTGCAACGAGCCGTGCGACAGCGGAAAGTACGGCTACGAGTGTGGACAGTTGTGCCGCTGCGAGAACGGTGCCCTTTGTGACCACATATCAGGGGCCTGTACCTGTGCTCCTGGGTACACAGGACCTTT GTGCCATGAGCTGTGTCCAGCTGGTACTCATGGAGACCAGTGTTCCAACAAGTGCAACTGCCAGAATGGAGGCACTTGTGACCCTGTCACTGGACGCTGCTTCTGTCCTGAGGGATGGACG ggtgctgtgtgtgcaaaTCCGTGTCCCGCTGGCTTCTACGGCACCAACTGCAGCCAACGCTGCCACTGCTACAACGGTGCCCTGTGTGAGCACCTGACGGGCAAATGCATCTGTGGCCCTGGATACGGGGGCGAGCGATGCCAGGATGAATGCCCCGTCGGAGCATACGGTCTCAACTGCAGCAAG AAATGCGACTGTGATAATGGTGCCAGCTGCAATGTTACCAATGGCCACTGCATCTGTCTTCCTGGTTTCACAGGACCACGATGCGAAAGTCGAG ctTGCACGGATGAATTATATGGACCAAAATGTGAACATGTCTGCCAGTGTGACAAGGAGAATTCAATCAT GTGCCACCCGTGGACTGGtcactgcaggtgcaagccaggCTGGAATGGCGAAACCTGCTCCCGGCCATGCATGCCGCTCTTCTATGGGCCAGAGTGCTCCCTCACATGCAGCTGCGAAAATGATGGCACCTGCGACCCTGTCGATGGCACATGCGTCTGTGAACCAGGCTTCATTGGCCCCAA CTGTAGTGAGCGTTGTCCTCCAGGCAAGTTTGGAACCAACTGCTCCCAGAACTGCAGCTGTGAGAACAATGGAATCTGTTCACATGTCAACGGCCTTTGTCAGTGTCCACCAG GCTATGCCAAGTCGAGGTGCAATGAACTGTGTTCTGTGGGCACATATGGCCTCAACTGCCAGagcaaatgcaaatgcaaaaacggggcagcctgcaaTCCAGTCACCGGAGAGTGCACATGCTCACCAGGATACCTTGGGGAGTTCTGCGAGTCCAAATGCGAT CATGGGAAGTATGGATTGAATTGCGAAAATAAATGCAAGTGCAACTGGGAGCATTCCTTGGGATGCGATTACATCACCGGCAAGTGCATCTGTGCACCTGGCATCAGAG GAGTGTCCTGTGAAAGTCAGTGTCCCCGTGGCCAATGGGGTGCCTCGTGCGAGAACACCTGTGACTGCAAGAACAACTCCTCGTGCAATCCAGAGACTGGTGTTTGTGTCTGTGAACGGGGATGGATGGGCAAGGACTGCAGTGAAC CATGCCCAGCTGGCTACTTTGGCCAGAACTGCTCGGAGGTGTGTGCAGCGTGCATGCACAGCAATGGCCGTCCCTGCAACCACATCACCGGTCAATGTCAGTGCAGCGCCGGTTATATgggcttgcagtgcagtgagt CCTGCCCTGTGGACAAGTGGGGCGACAACTGTTCTCAGAAGTGCAAATGCCAGAATGGAGGCGAATGCAACTCTGTGACGGGTGCCTGCCTCTGCATGCCGGGCTGGCAAGGCGAGAACTGCACCATAC CCTGCACCAATGGAACCTATGGCTTCAACTGCACCCAGAAGTGCACCTGCCAAAATGGTGGCTTGTGCCGAGCCAGTGATGGCAAGTGCAGATGCAAGCCAGGCTGGATGGGCTCCCGTTGCACAGAGA TTTGTGCTGAAGGCTTTTACGGAGACCACTGCATGTCATCCTGCGACTGCAAAGAAAATTTTGTGTGCAGTCCCATATCTGGCTGCGTCTGCCGCTACGGCTTCACAGGGGAATACTGCAATATTC GTCTTGTGGACAGAAGCGTGATGTATTTTGAAGAGGAACCAAAGTCCAACTCGGGAATTGTCGTGGGAACCTGCGTGGCGGTTCTCCTTGTCATAGTCATTGTCATTTGCATTGTGTTCTACTACAAGAGGAGGGTTAGCCACCTCAAGAATGAACTGGCCTACGTAAC GTACACTGCAGACCCAAGACCACTGCCAG CTGTTCATTTGGATGGCGCACTCAACAATGCATCAGGAGCCTCCAATATCAAGCAGATTCACAATGACCTCAACTGCACCAAGAGTAACATAGAGAAAGCCAAGCTGGGCTTCTGTGATGATGACGACCAGGATTCGCAGAGCTTGAAAG GTGCCTGTGGAGGCAATGACTATGAAAGCAACTGCAAGGACTTCGACTTCAAGCCTAATATCTACCAGAGCATAGAGGACCTCAAATCATATGTGGACAAGAAGGAACCCTTCTATGATGAGGTCAAAGACAAGGGAGACATTAGTAATGTTACCGTTCCTATCTGCACCGACACTCGACAACTTGCAGGGCGGTCGAGTAGTG ATGCTGACGGTTACGACCACCTGGAATACAACAGACCAAAGACTGAAACAAAGCCAAACTACTTCCGGCTCGACAGCACGCTTCCCAAGAAGAAACCTTAA